A stretch of Roseibium porphyridii DNA encodes these proteins:
- a CDS encoding D-2-hydroxyacid dehydrogenase family protein yields the protein MKVHILDDWFDTLRSLACFDKLQGHDVTVWTDHVEDISTLSDRLQEADCLVLFRERTKITAELLKKLPNLKLISQRSVYPHIDVAACTQNNVLLCSNMHSGTPSYAAAELTLALMLSSYRQIPEQVASIREGNWQMGVGRTLRDRTLGLYGYGRIAKAVATYAQAIGMNIQWWSSEAGRERARADGVQLAENRELFFATSDIVSLHVRLKPETRGIITEQDLAAMKPRSLLVNTSRSGLIAPGELEAEIAKGRIFAAVDVFDTEPMSDVKNPLLTSPNVLATPHIGYVTEDEFDLQFSDIFDQIVAYADNKPIHMINPEVMV from the coding sequence ATGAAAGTACATATTCTGGATGACTGGTTTGACACGCTGCGCAGCTTGGCCTGCTTTGACAAGCTTCAAGGTCATGACGTCACGGTCTGGACCGATCATGTTGAAGACATATCAACCCTTTCTGACCGTCTTCAAGAGGCAGACTGTCTTGTGCTGTTTCGAGAGCGAACAAAAATTACCGCTGAGCTCCTCAAAAAGCTGCCAAACTTGAAGCTGATTTCCCAGCGAAGCGTCTACCCACATATCGATGTTGCAGCCTGCACACAAAATAACGTCCTTCTTTGCTCCAACATGCATTCAGGTACGCCGTCTTATGCCGCGGCGGAGCTGACACTCGCACTGATGCTTTCAAGCTATCGGCAAATTCCGGAACAGGTTGCATCGATACGCGAAGGAAACTGGCAAATGGGTGTCGGTCGAACCCTGCGCGATCGCACGCTTGGTCTTTATGGGTATGGGCGCATAGCAAAAGCAGTTGCCACATATGCGCAAGCCATAGGTATGAACATTCAATGGTGGTCCTCTGAAGCCGGCAGAGAAAGGGCAAGGGCAGACGGCGTACAACTCGCAGAAAATCGCGAACTCTTTTTTGCAACATCAGATATTGTAAGCCTGCATGTCCGGCTGAAACCCGAAACACGTGGGATCATCACCGAACAAGACCTGGCGGCGATGAAGCCACGTTCGTTGTTGGTCAATACATCCAGATCAGGCTTGATCGCGCCCGGTGAACTGGAGGCTGAGATAGCAAAAGGTCGTATCTTTGCGGCAGTTGACGTCTTCGACACAGAGCCAATGTCCGATGTCAAAAATCCGCTTTTGACCTCTCCAAATGTTTTGGCAACGCCGCATATTGGCTACGTCACCGAAGACGAATTCGATCTTCAGTT